The window TGAATCATTTGGGATTTCATTTTCTCTGTCGCTGGTTCATACGCTCGTCATTGGTTTTTTTGCCGGAACGCTTGGTCAGATCGGGGACCTTGCCGAGTCGCTGCTGAAACGCGATGCGCAGATCAAAGATTCCAGTTCATTAATACCGGGACACGGCGGAGTTTTAGATCGCTTCGACAGTATGATGTTCGTTGGGCCAATGACGTATGCTTACGTGAGTCTTTTTGTAATATAAAAAAGCAACAGATTGAAACGAACGATTCAAATCTTTTTTTGTGTTTTTTTTGTTTATGCATGCGGTAAACCCGGAGACCCGGCCGTGCCGAGAGGCGGCACCGTTGTTATTGCTCTCTCATCCGATGCCGATATGCTCAATCCCGTTTTGAGCAGCGGTTCTAATACAGGAATTATTTTGCAGTTCTTGTTTCCCGACCTGGCAGAGCATGATTTCGATTCGATCAACGGCGTTGACCGGCTGTTACCGTCACTTGCGAATTCATGGGAATGGATAAATGACGGACGGTCGCTGGTATATCACTTGCGAAATGATGCTTTGTGGAGTGACAGCGTTAGGATCACCTCATACGATATCAAATTCTCCTATCGGCTTTATGGAAATCCGAAAGTTGCGAGCCCCAGACGAAATTATCTAAACTTTCTTGTAAAGAATAGTTCAGGCCAAACTGATTTTGACCGCGCCATCGAAACGCCGAATGATTCGACGGTCATTTTTAACTTCTCAGAGGTCTACCAGAAAAATCAACAACTGCTTCATACACAACTTAATTTTATTCCGAAACATATTTTTGAATGGTTGGATCCGGAAGAGGTGCTAACGTCCCTTCGCAACCTGGAGCCCGTTACCGGAAAGCATTTCAAATTTAATAAATGGGAACGTAAACAGGAAATCGTTTTAGTTAAGAATCCGAATTGGAAAATGCCGCACGAAGCCTATATCGACCGTGTCGTGTTTCGTATCATTCCGGAAATGACAACCAGGATCATAGAATTAAAAACCGGGGCTGTAGATATGGTGGAAGGGTTGACGCCTGAAGATGCAAAAGATATTCAAAAAAATAATCCACAGTTTCGTATCGAAACGCAGCCGTACCGGCGTTTTGAATACGTGGGTTGGAGTAATATTGATGTCGAATTATACAAAACGGGCAAGCATAAGATCATTCGCCCGCATCCGTTATTTGGAAACAAAAAAGTTCGCATCGCCTTGACGATGGCCATTCATCGGGACGAATTGGTAGAAAGTTGGCTCGGACCCTACGGACAGATCAGCACGGGCCCGATATCGCCGGCTTTTCGCTGGGCTTATAACGATACCCTGCAACCGATCCCGTTTGATCCCGCGCGCGCGAAAACGCTGCTCGCCGAAGAGGGCTGGTCGGATCATGACGGCGACGGCGTTTTGGATAAGAACGGCTTTAAGTTTGAATTTACCATGACAACGAATTCCGCCAATCCAAGACGGGAATTTGCCTTGCAGAAAATTCAATCCGATTTGAAAAAGATCGGGATCGTTTGCCGCTCGCAATTATTAGAAAGCAGTGTGTTCAATAGCGGGTTAAGAAACAAAGAGTATGATGCATTTATTACCGGAAACAATGTTAACATGAGCATTGACCTGCAGCCACAATTCGGCTCCGATCTTGAGCGTAACACGTTTAATGCGGCTTCATACAGGAACAGAGAAGTAGACAGCCTGCTCCAAATTACAGCTTCCATACCGGACGTACAGATGGCCGGGCCGGTCTTTAAAGAATTGCAGAGAATTATTTATTACGATCAGCCGGTCACATTCTTATATTGGTACGACAATATTGTCGGAATCAATCAGCGATTACGCGGAACCCATGTAAACATTCTTTCGCCGTATTATCGTTATTACGACTGGTACATCTCGGATTCAGCACGGTAAAAACTATGATAACTTATATTTTTCGCCGGATATTGACTGCAATTCCCCTAATTTTCGGATTGCTCACGATTACTTTTTTTATTGTCCGATTGTCGCCCGGCGATCCAACTTCTATGTTCATTGATCCGAACATTGATCCGCGCGCGGCAGAACAGCTTAAGGAGAATTTCGGGCTCAATGACCCGCTGCCGATACAGTATGGAAAATGGTTAGGCATTCTACCGCCGTTTCAAGGCGTATTGGAAGGAGAATTCGGTATCTCTTTCAGCAAACAACGGCCCGTATTTGAGATCATCTCCGAAGCGCTTGTCAACACCTTGATACTAACCACGTCGGCGCTAATTCTTGATTTGTTGATCGGTATTTCACTCGGTATTGTATCTGCGCTTCGACGCGGAGATAAAGTGGATCATGCAGTTACGCTGGGCAGTTTATTCTTCTATTCCATGCCGCATTTCTGGCTGGCATTGATGCTGATCCTGATTTTTTCATTGGCTCTGGGATGGCTGCCCGCCTCTCAAATGCATTCCGTGAATGCTGAGCAATTATCTCCTTTAGCCTATTTCTGGGATTTCGTAAAGCACATGATCATGCCGGTCTGCGTTCTCGGGATTGCTTCCGCCGCGTCAACGGTGCGGTATACGCGCAGCAGTATGTTGGAAGTAATTCGGCAGGATTACATCCGCACAGCGCGTGC of the bacterium genome contains:
- a CDS encoding ABC transporter substrate-binding protein, with amino-acid sequence MKRTIQIFFCVFFVYACGKPGDPAVPRGGTVVIALSSDADMLNPVLSSGSNTGIILQFLFPDLAEHDFDSINGVDRLLPSLANSWEWINDGRSLVYHLRNDALWSDSVRITSYDIKFSYRLYGNPKVASPRRNYLNFLVKNSSGQTDFDRAIETPNDSTVIFNFSEVYQKNQQLLHTQLNFIPKHIFEWLDPEEVLTSLRNLEPVTGKHFKFNKWERKQEIVLVKNPNWKMPHEAYIDRVVFRIIPEMTTRIIELKTGAVDMVEGLTPEDAKDIQKNNPQFRIETQPYRRFEYVGWSNIDVELYKTGKHKIIRPHPLFGNKKVRIALTMAIHRDELVESWLGPYGQISTGPISPAFRWAYNDTLQPIPFDPARAKTLLAEEGWSDHDGDGVLDKNGFKFEFTMTTNSANPRREFALQKIQSDLKKIGIVCRSQLLESSVFNSGLRNKEYDAFITGNNVNMSIDLQPQFGSDLERNTFNAASYRNREVDSLLQITASIPDVQMAGPVFKELQRIIYYDQPVTFLYWYDNIVGINQRLRGTHVNILSPYYRYYDWYISDSAR
- a CDS encoding ABC transporter permease, with the translated sequence MITYIFRRILTAIPLIFGLLTITFFIVRLSPGDPTSMFIDPNIDPRAAEQLKENFGLNDPLPIQYGKWLGILPPFQGVLEGEFGISFSKQRPVFEIISEALVNTLILTTSALILDLLIGISLGIVSALRRGDKVDHAVTLGSLFFYSMPHFWLALMLILIFSLALGWLPASQMHSVNAEQLSPLAYFWDFVKHMIMPVCVLGIASAASTVRYTRSSMLEVIRQDYIRTARAKGLSERSVIWKHAFRNAMLPLITIIGLSFPFLLSGAVITEVIFAWPGMGRVTIDAIFSRDYPLIIANTFVAGTMVIGGNLLADVLYAVADPRVRLK